In Candidatus Poribacteria bacterium, the following are encoded in one genomic region:
- a CDS encoding mandelate racemase/muconate lactonizing enzyme family protein — MKITRLETELYIAPPPERPITDALRANRHPGRVFVKVHTDKGLVGSSSVGFSSIRGANQTLQTMLNEEVAPLLEGRDPLAIRLIDEDLRRALEEQAIHGMTMYALTAVNVALWDIFGQETGQPAHRLVGQAQDRVPAYTMVGWMHLDLDELKVVCAKSAEQGFKAVKVKVGSPTLEEDIQRLETIRAEIGSDVTIMVDANQTLTVYEALRRGQVFQEMGIFWLEEPLPAHNYDDYAELAHGLAMPIATGENLYGKEEFKELLVRRGIDIVQVDLARLGGFSECVATGLLAAAFGVPCCTHGGGLINLNILCALPNTLYLETGLLTDEERDHFVDGCFLAPEGAGFSW, encoded by the coding sequence ATGAAAATCACTCGTCTTGAAACCGAATTGTACATTGCCCCGCCACCGGAACGTCCAATAACCGATGCGCTCCGCGCCAATAGACATCCCGGACGTGTTTTTGTCAAAGTTCACACCGATAAAGGTCTCGTCGGCAGTTCATCGGTTGGCTTCTCCTCGATTCGGGGTGCCAACCAGACGCTCCAGACGATGCTCAATGAGGAGGTCGCGCCGCTGCTTGAGGGACGAGATCCGCTGGCTATTCGACTGATTGACGAAGACCTGAGACGGGCACTGGAAGAGCAGGCAATCCACGGCATGACGATGTATGCCCTCACGGCTGTGAATGTCGCCCTTTGGGACATCTTTGGACAGGAGACAGGGCAACCCGCGCACCGCCTTGTAGGTCAAGCACAAGATCGAGTACCTGCCTACACGATGGTGGGTTGGATGCACTTAGATCTCGACGAACTCAAGGTGGTCTGCGCGAAATCTGCCGAACAAGGGTTCAAGGCGGTGAAGGTCAAGGTCGGTTCGCCGACGCTGGAGGAGGACATCCAACGGCTGGAAACGATTCGGGCGGAGATTGGATCGGATGTCACGATTATGGTGGACGCCAACCAGACACTCACGGTGTATGAGGCGTTGCGCCGTGGACAGGTTTTTCAGGAGATGGGAATATTTTGGCTTGAGGAACCGCTGCCCGCTCACAACTATGATGACTACGCCGAACTTGCCCATGGACTTGCCATGCCCATCGCCACCGGCGAAAATCTGTACGGTAAGGAAGAATTTAAGGAACTCCTTGTCCGTCGGGGAATAGACATTGTACAGGTCGATCTCGCTCGCCTCGGTGGTTTCTCCGAATGCGTTGCCACTGGTCTGTTGGCAGCAGCGTTTGGCGTGCCGTGCTGCACGCATGGTGGCGGACTAATAAACCTGAATATCCTGTGTGCGCTGCCCAATACGTTATATCTGGAAACAGGATTATTGACCGATGAAGAGCGTGATCATTTTGTTGACGGCTGTTTCCTTGCACCGGAAGGCGCTGGATTTTCGTGGTAG